Below is a genomic region from Flammeovirgaceae bacterium SG7u.111.
GAGGAAATTCCTGCGGTGCGAAACAGGCATTTGTACGAAATAAAATCATCCATCATATTACAGCCAGGTCCTGCTGCGCTTACAGATGGCCTCGATAGGTTGGTGGAAATAATAGAGGGATTTTCTGATTGAAAAAGAAAGGTTTAGAAAACAATTGATCTTAAATTTTGACTTCTTACCTGCCTATCTTAGCTTTACTAAGCCCTGTTATTAGACCTACTGTTTAACATTGGGCTTATTTTTGTCGATAAGAGCCTGATTTAAACAAAAGAATTAGAAGCGTGTTTAAAAACCATTCTTGAAAAGCGTAAATTTGCCACTGCTTTTTAAATTATTGATTTTAAGGTACTGGCAAGGTTTATTAAAAACATGCGTATTTATTCGACAGCCACTACCCAAATATTTTAGCTAATGTTGATCAAGCCAGGAGAATTATTATCCAAAATAGACAGTCCCCACCAGCTTAGGGAACTCGACGAAGCCCAATTGTTCCAAGTTTGTACCGAACTCCGACAATTCATCATTGATAATGTTTCGGTATATGGAGGGCATTTTGGCGCAAGTTTGGGGGTGGTGGAAATGACTGTTGCACTCCACTATGTGTTCAACACGCCCAACGATATGCTCGTGTGGGACGTAGGGCACCAAGCCTATGGACACAAAATATTGACGGGCAGAAGAGATCAATTCCACACCAATAGGACATATGATGGTATTTCTGGTTTCCCCCGCAGGTTCGAGAGCGAGTACGATACGTTTGGGGTAGGGCACTCCTCCACTTCTATCTCCGCAGCTTTGGGTATGGCAGTGGCGTCGCAGCTAGCAGGCGATACGGAAAAGCAGCACATTGCCGTAATAGGAGATGGGGCAATGACAGCGGGGATGGCTTTTGAGGCCTTGAACCACGCTGGCGTAGCGGATAGCAACTTGATCATCATCCTGAACGATAACTGCATGGCGATTGACCCGAACGTGGGCGCGCTAAAAGATTATCTGACCGATATCACTACTTCGCATTTTTACAATAAGGTAAAAGACGATATGTGGCACATGCTCGGTAAGCTCGAAAAAGTAGCGCCAGGTGCTAGGGAAGTCGCATCCAAAATAGATCATTTAGTAAAGTCAGTTTTACTGAACCACAGCAATTTGTTTGAAGCATTGAACCTGAGGTATTTTGGTCCAGTTGATGGGCATGACGTAAACCACATGGTACATGTGCTCAACGACCTTAAAAATATTCCTGGGCCTAAATTGTTGCATTGCATTACTACCAAAGGAAAAGGCTATGCCTTGGCAGAGAAAGACCAGACCAAATGGCATGCGCCGGGTAAATTTGACAAGGTTACAGGCGAGATAAAAAAGCAGATCTTTGATACTCCGCAAGCACCTAAGTATCAAGAGGTTTTTGGGCATACCATAGTGGAGCTTGCCGAGCAAAACGATAAAATAGTGGGAATCACCCCTGCCATGCCTTCGGGTTCATCTATGAATATTATGATGAAGGCAATGCCCAAAAGGGCATTTGATGTGGGGATAGCCGAGCAGCATGCAGTAACATTTTCTGCAGGAATGGCTACGCAGGGCTTTTTGCCTTACTGCAACATCTACTCAAGTTTTATGCAGCGAGCGTTCGATCAGGTGATCCACGATGTGTGCATCCAAAACCTAGCGGTAAATTTCTGCCTCGATAGGGCGGGTTTTGCCGGGGCAGATGGGGCTACACACCACGGAGCTTACGATATTGCCTACATGCGCTGCATCCCGAATATGGTAATTGCTGCACCAATGGACGAACCTGAGCTAAGGAATTTGATGTACACTTCCCAACTTCCAAGGGAAACGGGTGCATTTACCATTCGCTACCCTAGGGGAAAAGGTGTTACGCCTGAATGGAGGACTCCTTTTAAGGAAATAAAGGTAGGTACGGGAAGGAAAATAAAAGAGGGGAAAGATATTGCTATTCTTACCATAGGTCACATTGGCAACTATGCCGTGAAAGCCTGTGCCGAGTTAGATAAAAAAGGAATTTCGGTGGCACATTACGATATGCGTTTTGTGAAACCACTAGATGCTGATATGCTCCACGAGGTTTTTGGCAAATTCGATAAGGTTATTACTGTGGAAGATGGTTGCATACAAGGAGGGTTTGGTAGTGCCGTGCTCGAATTTATGGCGGCAAATGACTACAAAAATACAAAAGTCCAGCTCTTGGGTATCCCCGATGAGGTAATAGAGCAAGGCGAGCAAATCGAGCTGCACCGCTATGCAGGCTTCGACCCAGAAAGCATTGCCAAAACAGTGGAGGAAATGGTGATTTCCCCCGTGCATGTGTAAAAAAATGTTGATAAATCAGAAAGCATCCGACTGAGAAGTTGGATGCTTTTTTTGTTTCATAGCTAACCTCGCTTTCTCTTCAATTTATTTTAGTTCGCAGAATTTACCGATTCTCGAAATAAATGATTTATTTCGTGCGATTTCTGATATTGCCTCCCATAGGAGTGATTATTATTCGATTGAACCATAGATGCTGGACATTTTTATTTATAAGGAGAATTATCCCTTAATTTTTACCCAAGCCATATTTTGGGTGTTTTTTGGGGTGTTGATGGTGGTTTACCAACTGGTTTACAAGCAAAACTCGCTTCGAAACCTGTTGCTACTTATTTTCTCTTTGTATTTCTACTACCTCTCCAGTGGCTACTATTTTACCCTGCTCATCTTTTCCACCGTAGTCGATTATGTGCTGGGGAATAAGGTTTTTAAGGAAACCGATGAAAGAAAGCGTAAAATCTATGTGACCATAAGCCTGATCGTGAACTTAGGGCTGCTTGGTTATTTCAAATACGCCTATTTCTTTACCGATACGTTCAATAATATTTTTGATACGCACATCCAAACAACCAATGTACTTGCTTTGGCGGTGAATACTTTCTTCAAGTCCACAATGGATGTGAGCAAGATTTTCCTTCCTGTCGGAATTTCGTTTTATACCTTTCAGACCATTAGCTACACCATAGATATTTACCGAAGAAAGCTAGAGCCTGTAAAGCATATTTTAGATTTTGCCTTTTATGTGAGCTTTTTCCCACAGCTAGTGGCGGGTCCCATCGTAAGGGCTGCAGATTTTGTCCCTCAGATTTATCAAAAATACCGTCTCAATCAGGCTGAGTTTGGAAGAGCAGGCTTTCTTATTCTGAATGGGCTGATAAAGAAAATATTTGTTTCGGATTATATCTCCATCAACTTTGTGGATAGGGTTTTCCAAAGCCCAGGAAGCTACTCGGGTTTCGAAAACCTAATGGCTACCTATGGTTATTCCATCCAGATCTATTGCGATTTTTCGGGTTATACCGATATTGCCATAGGCATTGCCTTGCTTTTGGGCTACCGCCTGCCGCTCAACTTCAACTCGCCTTACAAGGCAACGAGTATTACCGATTTTTGGCGTAGGTGGCACATTTCCCTCTCCTCTTGGCTGCGCGATTACCTCTATATTTCTCTTGGAGGAAATAGAAAAGGAAATATCCGCACCTATGTAAACTTGCTGTTGACCATGTTACTTGGGGGCTTGTGGCACGGGGCGCATATGCGCTTTATCATCTGGGGAGCTTTACACGGACTAGCCTTGGCTTTCCACAAAATTTGGATGGAGATGCTGGCGAAGGTAAGAGGTTCAAAATCGGACAAACCTGAGCCTTTCGTATCTAAACTGATCGCGGGAATCATCACATTCCATTTCGTAGCATTTTGCTGGATATACTTTAGGGCATCTTCTATAGCCGATGCTCATGCAGTAATGTCCCAAATTGTTTCCAATTTCAATACAGCCCTCATTCCTGAAGTACTGGTTTCTTACAAAAATGTCTTTTTGGTGATGCTGGTTGGGTTTGTAGGGCACTGGCTGCCAGGAAGCTGGAAAAGGTTGTTGCAAGATGCCTTCACTCAAGCTCCTGATTTTGCCAAGGCAACCATTGCTTTGGCTGTAGCCCTATTGCTTTTCCAAATGAAAGCATCGGAAATCCAACCGTTTATATACTTCCAGTTCTAACAAAACTAAAATCCGTTCTTTCTAAGAAGCTGTTTTTTAATGTATCTTCAAAATTCTTATGTGCTTCTTTTGACACATAATTTCGGCTAGCCGCCCATGTTAAAATCGACAAAGATAGTGGAGCTATCTTTGTCGATTTTGCCTTATTCTGCATCCAAAATAAGCGATAACAATTTTTAAATATAATTCCCAAACAGCTTCTTAGGATTTCGTCATTTTTGCAGCTCTCTTCCTTTGTTTTGAACTTTAGGACGAAGAGGTAAGTTTATTTCTAGAACAATCAGATACTTATTCCGAAGGTTAACCATTCGGATGTTTTTATATGGAGCTACTCGTACTCATCATCTATGGCTTGAGCCTTACCGTTGTTTTCGTTTTTAGCCTAGGGCAATTTCATTTGAGCTTGTATTACCGAAAAATCAAGCAAACCCCTGTTAGGGGGAAAGAAGGAAAGCAGTCTTTTGGAGAAAAAGAAATTCCTTTTGTAACTATCCAGTTGCCTATCTACAACGAGCTATACGTGGTGGAAAGGTTGTTGGAAAACATCGCCGAGTTTGATTACCCTAAGAATAAGTTTGAAGTACAAGTGCTTGATGATTCTACCGATGAAACGGTGGAAATTATTCGTAAGAAAATAGAGACGCTAACAAGTAGAGGTGTTGATATACAGCATATTCGAAGAAAAGATAGGATAGGGTTCAAAGCAGGTGCTTTGCAATACGGCTTGGACTTTGCTAAGGGAGAATTCATCGCTATTTTCGATGCGGATTTTTTGCCTGATCCAGACTTCCTTTCCCAAACGCTTCCGCATTTTGAAGAAGAAAAAGTGGGGATGGTGCAAACTCGCTGGAGCCATATCAACCAAAATTATTCCTTGCTTACCAAGCTGCAGGCGTTTGGGCTAGATGCGCATTTTACCGTAGAGCAAAGCGGAAGAAACTTTGCCGGAAGTTTTATCAATTTCAACGGTACGGGTGGAGTGTGGCGGAAAAGCTGCATTTTGGATGCTGGCGGTTGGCAACCCGACACACTTACGGAAGACTTGGACTTGAGCTACCGAGCCCAGCTCAAGAACTGGGAGTTTCTTTATTTGGAAGAGGTAACTACTCCTGCCGAGCTTCCTGTTACCATTCCCGCCATAAAATCGCAACAATACCGCTGGAATAAGGGTGCAGCCGAAACAGCTAAAAAACATATTCCTACGATACTTTCATCCAATCTGGGTTTTAGGCGAAAGCTACATGCCGTATTTCATTTGCTCAACAGCTCCGTGTTTATGTTTTTGTTTGTGGCTGCCATGCTGAGCGTACCAGCGTTGTTTATAAAAGATGCCCATCATGAGTGGGAGTTGGCGTTTCATTTGGCAAGTATTTTCCTTTTGGGTTTTATGGGCATCACCTATTTCTATTGGCTTAGCTCCAAAAGGGTTAGTCCCAAAAAAACATTCAGCTATTTTGCCAAAAACTTTCCCCTATTCATGTCCATGTCCATGGGGCTTTCCCTACACAACGGTATTGCCGTTTTTGAGGGGTTTATTGGGCGAAAAACCCCTTTTGTCCGTACGCCTAAGTTCAATATCAAAAACAGTGGAGACAAATGGAAGGGGAACGTCTACCTAAAAAATAAGCTTTCTTGGGCAACCCTCATCGAAGGTTTGCTGGCTCTTTATTTTTCCTTCGGCATCTACTCGGGCATCAGACTAGGCGACTTCGGCTTGCTGCCTTTCCATTTTTTCCTCTTCCTCGGCTTCGGCACTATTTTCTATATGTCGCTGAAGACTTCAGGGCTTTTCCACTTATTATTTGTGAAGAAAAAGCTGCAAGTCTAAAAAATATAAGAGCATGTTTAAATTTTATTTTAAAGTGAGAACCCAAAAGTGCTCCGCCGCCGCGGTGCACGTTTTTGCATGAAAACCTAAATTTTAATACATGCTCTAAGTTTTTACCTGACCTGTTGAGTAACCGAGTGCAAACCTTTGCATACTCACCGTCTCTGTTTCCTGCTCTATAATGACTAAAATTGTAGACGTTGAAGTTTGTGGAGGAAAGGATGGGATATTTTCAGTAAATTTCCACTTTCTGTCACATTATGAACCTGTAGAAAATGAAACTGATCCGATTTGGCGAAGTTGGTAGTGAGAAGCCGGGTATCCTTACCGAAGGTGGCAAACGTCTAGATGTAAGTGTCTTTGGTCAAGATTACGACGAAGATTTTTTTGGGAACGATGGGGTAACAAAATTAGGAGGCTGGCTGAAAAGCAACGAAGCTTCTTGCCCCGAAATCCCTACTTCTGTTCGCTTGGCTGCTCCTGTAAAAAGACCGGGAAAGATTATTTGCCTCGGGCTGAACTATGCCGCGCACGCAGCGGAAACGGGCGGGAAAGCTCCTGCCGAACCCAAAATATTTTTCAAAGCAGTATCAGCAGTTTGTGGGCCCAACGACGATGTGATCATCCCGAAAGGAAGCACCAAAACCGATTGGGAAGTGGAGCTTGCCTTGGTAATAGGGAAAAAAGCAAGCTACGTGAGCGAGGAAGAGGCGATAGATTATTTGGCGGGCTATTGCCTTCACAACGACTACAGCGAACGGGAATTCCAACTAGAGCGAGGAGGGCAGTGGGTAAAAGGAAAAAGCGCTGATACGTTTGCCCCGCTAGGTCCGTTCATTGCCACGCCTAATGAAATCAACGACCCGCATAATCTAAGGCTTTGGCTCAAGGTAAACGGTGAACTAATGCAGGATGGAAATACAAAAGACCTGATTCATAACATACCCAAGACTATAAGTTATCTAAGTCAATTTATGTCGTTATTGCCGGGCGATATTATTTCTACAGGCACTCCTTCGGGAGTTGGCATGGGCATGGAGCCCCAGCGCTTCTTGAAACCGGGAGATTTCGTGGAATTGGGTATAGATGGTTTAGGCTCTTCTATGCAAAAGTTAACAGCTTGGGAAAAAGAGTGAATATATAATTATTTATATAAAATAAATGTATTATAAACATTTAACATAAAAAGCTTTTTTTAGCCTTTAATGGCAGATTTTTCCATTTTGTTGAGTTATTTATAAGATTTTGGGAATGTTTTAAATTTTGAGAAATGCGCTGTTTGAGTTAGTTTTAACCTGCTTTTAACCAGTGCAAGAAAATGCAAATTTTTTAATACTCTTTAAAAGGAAATGAAATTTTTAAAAACTACTAAACAGAAATGAATATGTCCACGCTCGATACGCTAGACTATATCGTCTTTGCGGTTTACTGCGCCTTGATTATTTTCATTGGACTTTGGGTCTCTAGGGACAAAAAAGGCCATGAAAAAAATTCCAGCGATTACTTTCTTGCAAGCCGTTCATTGCCTTGGTGGGCAATTGGTGCTTCGCTTATCGCTTCTAACATTTCCGCTGAGCAAATCATCGGTATGTCAGGATCTGGATTTAAAATGGGATTGGCGATCTCAACTTACGAATGGATGGCTGCGGCGACCCTTATTATTGTAGGAAAGTATTTTATGCCGATTTTCCTCAAAAAACAAATCTTCACCATGCCCCAGTTTTTGGAGCAACGCTATGATGGCAGGGTAAGGTCAATTTTGGCAATTTTCTGGTTATTGCTTTACGTTTTTGTAAACCTTACCTCTGTTTTGTACCTCGGTTCATTGCCCATCATCACCATTATGGAAGGTGTAAATGTGTATGTGGCCATTGGGGGCTTGGCACTTTTTGCGGTTCTTTATTCTATTTATGGCGGTCTTTCTGCGGTAGCATGGACGGACGTTATCCAAGTGGTAATGCTTGTGGCGGGTGGTATCATCACCACATGGCTAGCGCTTGAAATAGTGGGAGATGGTAGCGTTTCTTCAGGTATGGGAATGGTTTATGAAGAGGCAAACTCTCACTTCCATATGATTTTCTCTAGCGACAACCCGAACTACATGGACTTACCGGGTGTGACGCTTTTAATAGGAGGTATGTGGATTGTAAACCTCAATTATTGGGGCTGTAACCAATATATTACCCAAAGGGCTTTGGCTGCAAAAAGTTTGAACGAAGCGCAAAAAGGTATTGTGTTCGCAGGTTTCCTTAAGCTGATTGTTCCTCTTATAGTGGTGCTTCCGGGTATTGCTACCTACGTATTGCTCCAGAGAGAAGGCGCTATCGATATGGATAGCCTTTTGTTGAAGGACGGTGCAGAACTAGCAGGAGGCTCTTTCTCCGAAAAGATGTTTGATCCATTACAAGCCGGTGGTGGTAAGGTAATGCCTGATAGAGCATACCCTACGCTTTTAAGCATTTTGCCTGTAGGTTTGAAAGGTGCCGCATTTGCAGCGCTTGTTGCAGCGGTAGTTTCTTCGTTGGCTTCCATGATGAACAGTACGGCCACCATCTTTACGATGGATATTTATAAAAACTACATAAACAAAAATGCCTCAGAGAAAAGGCTGGTTGCAGTTGGTCGTGGTATTAGTGTTGTGGCAATCGTTATTGCAGTGATTGTTGCCCCTCTTTTGGGAACTATCGAACAGGCATTCCAATACATACAAGAATATACAGGTTTGGTGAGCCCAGGTATTTTCGTAATATTCTTCTATGGTTTCTTCTGGAAAAAAGCAACCACTAGTGGTGCTCTTTGGGTAGCGGTGCTTACCTTGCCGCTTTCGTTGGCTATCAAGTTTGGCTTCCCAAATATTCCATTCCTCGATAGGATGGGCCTAGTGTTCTTCGCACTTTCATTGGTAATGTATGTTGTATCTGTGATGGAAAGCAAAGGGTTGAAAATCGCCGAAAATGCAATGAGCAGAATAGGAATCTACCTAGTGGTTCTCACTGTTTCGCTATTGGTGTTAGTACTGAACAATACCTTAGGTTGGGATATGTCAGAGTCGTTGGTTAAAACATTAATCCACTTGGCATTTGTTTCATTCACCTTTGTGGTTTATAGAATCATGACCAACATCAAAGATAATAAGCACGCAATAGATATTGATAAGTCACTTTTCAAGACGCATACAAATTTCAATATTGCTTCTGTCGTGATCATCATTTTGCTTGTTATTCTTTACACTGTATTCTGGTAAGGATTATTTTAGAAATATTAAGGACCCGAAGGTTAGTTCCTCCGGGTCTTTTTTTATTTAAGCTCTTGTATGCTTAATATTGTAATGATCTTTTCGCCAGTTAAAAGACGAATTAAAGACTACCTATTTTTTTATTATCATAACAAGCATTTTGCTTTTCAATATGGATCATATCTCATCAAAATTTACCGAATTGTATGGTAAATCTCCCAAAATGTTTCGCTCGCCCGGTAGGGTCAATCTTATAGGCGAACACACCGATTACAACGAAGGTTTTGTATTGCCCGCAGCTATCAACAAAGAAATGGTTTTTGCCATAGCTCCTAATGGTTTGGATAAATGTAGGGTATATGCGGCCGACCTCAACGAAAGCGAGGAGTTTTTGCTCGCAGACTTGAAAGCTTCAGACAAAGGATGGTGCAATTATCTGATAGGTGTAGTAGCCCAGTTTCAGAAAAAGGATATTCAAGTAGCCGCTTTTGATCTTGTATTTGGTGGAAATATCCCAATTGGTGCAGGGGTTTCTTCTTCGGCAGCTTTGGAATGCGGCTTGGGCTTTGCACTCAATGAGCTTAATGGAACTGGCTTAGATAAGCTTGAGCTAGTGAAAATGGCTCAAAAAGCCGAGCACGAATGGGCAGGAGTTCAGTGTGGAATTATGGACCAGTTTGCCAGCATGTTTGGAAAAGATAATAGCGTGATCCGTTTGGATTGCCGCTCTCTCGAAAAAGCTTATTTCCCTCTCAATATTGAGGGGTACAAAATTCTTTTGTTAGATACAGGAGTGAAGCATTCTTTGGCTTCTTCTGCATACAATACGCGCCGTGAAGAATGCGAAGCTGGCGTTGCATTTTTCGCTAAATCAAACCCTGAAATAAAAAGCTTGAGGAACGTGACAGTAGAAATGCTGGACGAGGCGAAAGGCAAAATGGATGCAACGGTATATACAAGAAGCCGCTACGTGGTAGAGGAAAATAACCGTGTACTTGCTGCTTGTGAAGCCTTGGAAAAAGGTGATTTGGCAAAGTTTGGTGAGCAGATGTACGGCTCTCACAATGGACTGAGCAAAGAATATGAAGTAAGTTGCCCAGAGCTAGATTTCTTGGTTGAACAGACCAAAGACAAGGATTTTGTGCTAGGTTCAAGGATGATGGGTGGTGGCTTTGGTGGCTGTACTATCAACATTATCAAAGAAGAAGCGATAGATGCTTTTGTAAGCGAGACGGCTAAAATTTATCACGCAGAAACAGGTATTGAGCTAAAAGCTTATGTTGCTGATATAGTAGACGGTAGCAGCGTGCTGTAAGGTGCCTATTTCGCTTTTTCCAACAATTTTTATCTAACCAATCCATAGCTACAAAAAATGTCGACATTTAATTTTGAAGATCATCCACACAGAAGATATAACCCCCTAACTGGGGAATGGTTGTTAGTTTCCCCTCACCGTGCCAAACGACCTTGGCAAGGGCAAACCGAGAAAAACGAGGAAGAAAAAAGACCTTCTTACGATCCGGGCGATTACCTCGGTCCTGGTAATACAAGGGTAGGAGGGCATCAAAACCCTGACTATAAAGATACTTTCGTATTCACCAACGACTTTGCTGCACTAATGAAGGATGTGCCCGAAGGTGGTTTCGAAAAAGGCTTGCTAAAGGCCAGCAGCGAAAGAGGGATCTGTAAAGTTGTTTGCTTTTCCCCAAGGCTAGATATTACCTTGCCCGAAATGGAGGTAGAAGATATAAGGAAAGTTGTTGACCTATGGAGTGAGCAGTTTGAAGAGTTGAGCAAGGTCGATTACATCAACTATGTACAAATTTTTGAAAACAAGGGGCAGATGATGGGTTGTAGCAACCCACATCCACATGGGCAAATTTGGGCACAAAAGGATATCCCTAATGAGCCTATGAAGGAATCGATCCAGCAACTGAAGTATTTCAAAGAGCACGGACGAAGCTTGCTTTCCGACTACTTGGCACAGGAGATGGAAGAGAAAGTAAGGATCATTGCCGAAAACGATCATTTTGTAGTGCTTTCTCCTTTTTGGGCGGTGTGGCCTTTCGAGACCATGATCATTAGCAAAAGACATTTCCAAAATATTTTGCAAATGACCGAAGAGGAAAAAGATGCTTACGCAGAAATGTTGAAAATCATTACTACGAAGTACGATAATATTTTTGAGACATCTTTCCCTTATTCGGCAGGAATCCACCAAAGCCCAACCGATGGCGAGGCGCATGAAGAATGGCATTTCCACATGCATTTTTATCCGCCATTGTTGAGGTCTGCAACGGTCAAAAAGTTCATGGTTGGTTATGAAATGCTAGGCATGCCTCAGCGTGACATCACACCAGAAACAAGTGCTGAGAGAATTAGGAGTATGTCAGATGTGCATTATAAGGCGGGCAAGTAAAACCCGTGGTATAATTGTATATTTATAGCGAGTTAAGCTTTGGGTGCAATCTCCCAAAGCTTAACCAATTTATGGGTCACTCTTTCTTTGGGCATAATTTTCATGCTCAATCTTTGATTCGGAAAATGAAAATGATTTTTTATTAACATATAAAGTACAAAAACTAATGAGTGACGAAATCTTATTAGGGTACGACTTGGGCACTTCATCTGTGAAGGTCACTGCCCTAGAAGCTGCCAGTGGCAAAGTTATAGGCTCTGCTACCTATCCAAAGGAGGAAATGTCGATTGTTTCGGTACAATCTGGCTGGGCAGAGCAAAACCCCAACGAATGGTGGACCAACACCATAGAAGCTACAAAAGAAGTAACAGAAGGTTTAGATACCGACAAAATTGCTGCAATAGGAATTGCCTATCAAATGCACGGCTTGGTAGCGGTAGATGTCAATCAACAAGTGTTACGCCCTTCTATTATCTGGTGCGATAGCCGCGCCGTAGAAATTGGGAATAGTGCATTTAAGGAAATGGGTGAAGAATACTGCCTTTCTCATTTCTTGAATTCCCCTGGTAATTTTACTGCTTCTAAATTGAAATGGGTAAAAGAGAATGAGCCAGAAACCTATGCCAAAATCCATAAGGTAATGCTTCCTGGCGATTTCCTTGCCATGAAAATGACGGAGCAAATCCTTACCACTGTTTCGGGGCTTTCCGAAGGGATTATGTGGGATTTTAAAGAAAAAGGAGTGGCTAAATCATTATTGAGCCACTATGGGATAGACGATGAACTCATTCCTGAAATAGTTGGTTCGTTTGCCCCTCAAGGTGAGCTGACGGCAAAAGCAGCAGCCGAATTGGGCTTAAAAGCTGGGGTAAAAGTTTGCTACCGAGCTGGCGACCAGCCCAATAATGCTTTTTCTCTCAACGTGCTTCAGCCTGGTGAGGTAGCCGCTACGGCCGGAACATCTGGCGTGGTGTATGGCATTACCGATAGCCCAGATTTTGATCCGCAGTCTAGGGTAAATACGTTCGTACATGTAAACCATGCAAAAGAAGCTGCCCGCTAT
It encodes:
- a CDS encoding MBOAT family O-acyltransferase, producing MLDIFIYKENYPLIFTQAIFWVFFGVLMVVYQLVYKQNSLRNLLLLIFSLYFYYLSSGYYFTLLIFSTVVDYVLGNKVFKETDERKRKIYVTISLIVNLGLLGYFKYAYFFTDTFNNIFDTHIQTTNVLALAVNTFFKSTMDVSKIFLPVGISFYTFQTISYTIDIYRRKLEPVKHILDFAFYVSFFPQLVAGPIVRAADFVPQIYQKYRLNQAEFGRAGFLILNGLIKKIFVSDYISINFVDRVFQSPGSYSGFENLMATYGYSIQIYCDFSGYTDIAIGIALLLGYRLPLNFNSPYKATSITDFWRRWHISLSSWLRDYLYISLGGNRKGNIRTYVNLLLTMLLGGLWHGAHMRFIIWGALHGLALAFHKIWMEMLAKVRGSKSDKPEPFVSKLIAGIITFHFVAFCWIYFRASSIADAHAVMSQIVSNFNTALIPEVLVSYKNVFLVMLVGFVGHWLPGSWKRLLQDAFTQAPDFAKATIALAVALLLFQMKASEIQPFIYFQF
- the galK gene encoding galactokinase encodes the protein MDHISSKFTELYGKSPKMFRSPGRVNLIGEHTDYNEGFVLPAAINKEMVFAIAPNGLDKCRVYAADLNESEEFLLADLKASDKGWCNYLIGVVAQFQKKDIQVAAFDLVFGGNIPIGAGVSSSAALECGLGFALNELNGTGLDKLELVKMAQKAEHEWAGVQCGIMDQFASMFGKDNSVIRLDCRSLEKAYFPLNIEGYKILLLDTGVKHSLASSAYNTRREECEAGVAFFAKSNPEIKSLRNVTVEMLDEAKGKMDATVYTRSRYVVEENNRVLAACEALEKGDLAKFGEQMYGSHNGLSKEYEVSCPELDFLVEQTKDKDFVLGSRMMGGGFGGCTINIIKEEAIDAFVSETAKIYHAETGIELKAYVADIVDGSSVL
- the dxs gene encoding 1-deoxy-D-xylulose-5-phosphate synthase → MLIKPGELLSKIDSPHQLRELDEAQLFQVCTELRQFIIDNVSVYGGHFGASLGVVEMTVALHYVFNTPNDMLVWDVGHQAYGHKILTGRRDQFHTNRTYDGISGFPRRFESEYDTFGVGHSSTSISAALGMAVASQLAGDTEKQHIAVIGDGAMTAGMAFEALNHAGVADSNLIIILNDNCMAIDPNVGALKDYLTDITTSHFYNKVKDDMWHMLGKLEKVAPGAREVASKIDHLVKSVLLNHSNLFEALNLRYFGPVDGHDVNHMVHVLNDLKNIPGPKLLHCITTKGKGYALAEKDQTKWHAPGKFDKVTGEIKKQIFDTPQAPKYQEVFGHTIVELAEQNDKIVGITPAMPSGSSMNIMMKAMPKRAFDVGIAEQHAVTFSAGMATQGFLPYCNIYSSFMQRAFDQVIHDVCIQNLAVNFCLDRAGFAGADGATHHGAYDIAYMRCIPNMVIAAPMDEPELRNLMYTSQLPRETGAFTIRYPRGKGVTPEWRTPFKEIKVGTGRKIKEGKDIAILTIGHIGNYAVKACAELDKKGISVAHYDMRFVKPLDADMLHEVFGKFDKVITVEDGCIQGGFGSAVLEFMAANDYKNTKVQLLGIPDEVIEQGEQIELHRYAGFDPESIAKTVEEMVISPVHV
- a CDS encoding fumarylacetoacetate hydrolase family protein — translated: MKLIRFGEVGSEKPGILTEGGKRLDVSVFGQDYDEDFFGNDGVTKLGGWLKSNEASCPEIPTSVRLAAPVKRPGKIICLGLNYAAHAAETGGKAPAEPKIFFKAVSAVCGPNDDVIIPKGSTKTDWEVELALVIGKKASYVSEEEAIDYLAGYCLHNDYSEREFQLERGGQWVKGKSADTFAPLGPFIATPNEINDPHNLRLWLKVNGELMQDGNTKDLIHNIPKTISYLSQFMSLLPGDIISTGTPSGVGMGMEPQRFLKPGDFVELGIDGLGSSMQKLTAWEKE
- a CDS encoding glycosyltransferase family 2 protein, with protein sequence MELLVLIIYGLSLTVVFVFSLGQFHLSLYYRKIKQTPVRGKEGKQSFGEKEIPFVTIQLPIYNELYVVERLLENIAEFDYPKNKFEVQVLDDSTDETVEIIRKKIETLTSRGVDIQHIRRKDRIGFKAGALQYGLDFAKGEFIAIFDADFLPDPDFLSQTLPHFEEEKVGMVQTRWSHINQNYSLLTKLQAFGLDAHFTVEQSGRNFAGSFINFNGTGGVWRKSCILDAGGWQPDTLTEDLDLSYRAQLKNWEFLYLEEVTTPAELPVTIPAIKSQQYRWNKGAAETAKKHIPTILSSNLGFRRKLHAVFHLLNSSVFMFLFVAAMLSVPALFIKDAHHEWELAFHLASIFLLGFMGITYFYWLSSKRVSPKKTFSYFAKNFPLFMSMSMGLSLHNGIAVFEGFIGRKTPFVRTPKFNIKNSGDKWKGNVYLKNKLSWATLIEGLLALYFSFGIYSGIRLGDFGLLPFHFFLFLGFGTIFYMSLKTSGLFHLLFVKKKLQV
- a CDS encoding sodium/sugar symporter, translated to MNMSTLDTLDYIVFAVYCALIIFIGLWVSRDKKGHEKNSSDYFLASRSLPWWAIGASLIASNISAEQIIGMSGSGFKMGLAISTYEWMAAATLIIVGKYFMPIFLKKQIFTMPQFLEQRYDGRVRSILAIFWLLLYVFVNLTSVLYLGSLPIITIMEGVNVYVAIGGLALFAVLYSIYGGLSAVAWTDVIQVVMLVAGGIITTWLALEIVGDGSVSSGMGMVYEEANSHFHMIFSSDNPNYMDLPGVTLLIGGMWIVNLNYWGCNQYITQRALAAKSLNEAQKGIVFAGFLKLIVPLIVVLPGIATYVLLQREGAIDMDSLLLKDGAELAGGSFSEKMFDPLQAGGGKVMPDRAYPTLLSILPVGLKGAAFAALVAAVVSSLASMMNSTATIFTMDIYKNYINKNASEKRLVAVGRGISVVAIVIAVIVAPLLGTIEQAFQYIQEYTGLVSPGIFVIFFYGFFWKKATTSGALWVAVLTLPLSLAIKFGFPNIPFLDRMGLVFFALSLVMYVVSVMESKGLKIAENAMSRIGIYLVVLTVSLLVLVLNNTLGWDMSESLVKTLIHLAFVSFTFVVYRIMTNIKDNKHAIDIDKSLFKTHTNFNIASVVIIILLVILYTVFW